In the Leptotrichia sp. oral taxon 847 genome, one interval contains:
- the ftsY gene encoding signal recognition particle-docking protein FtsY has protein sequence MFLGKTIDDELYEELEELLIQSDIGMDMTMEIVADLEKQVAKKRLKASQDVYEELKELLKSKLVYNTEENTKLDIQNGRLNIILVVGVNGVGKTTSIGKIAKKLKDEGKKVIIGAGDTFRAAAIEQIEEWGKRTGVEVVKQSHGSDPAAVVFDTVKMAKNRNFDVAILDTAGRLHNKRDLMKELEKINKIIKEKSGNDKFETLLVIDSTTGQNGLEQAKIFNEIVDLTGIILTKFDGTAKGGIIFPITNELKKPIKFIGVGEGIEDLRKFDSKEFVEAIFSD, from the coding sequence ATGTTTTTGGGTAAAACGATTGATGACGAGCTGTATGAAGAGTTGGAAGAGCTTTTGATTCAGTCTGATATTGGAATGGATATGACGATGGAAATTGTGGCAGATTTGGAAAAACAAGTTGCCAAAAAGAGGCTGAAAGCGTCGCAGGATGTCTATGAAGAATTGAAAGAACTACTGAAAAGTAAATTGGTCTACAACACCGAAGAAAATACGAAACTTGATATTCAGAATGGGAGACTTAATATTATTTTAGTAGTTGGAGTAAACGGAGTTGGGAAGACGACTTCGATTGGAAAAATTGCGAAAAAGTTGAAAGATGAAGGGAAAAAGGTTATAATTGGAGCTGGGGATACATTTAGAGCGGCTGCAATTGAACAGATTGAGGAATGGGGAAAAAGGACTGGTGTTGAAGTCGTAAAACAATCTCACGGAAGTGATCCTGCGGCTGTCGTATTTGATACGGTAAAAATGGCTAAAAATCGAAATTTTGATGTGGCGATATTAGATACTGCGGGAAGACTTCACAACAAAAGAGATTTGATGAAAGAACTTGAAAAAATTAATAAAATTATAAAAGAGAAGTCTGGAAATGATAAATTTGAAACACTTCTTGTAATTGACAGCACGACTGGACAGAATGGGCTTGAACAGGCAAAAATTTTCAATGAAATTGTTGACTTGACAGGTATAATTTTGACTAAGTTTGACGGAACTGCAAAAGGTGGAATTATTTTTCCAATAACTAATGAGTTAAAAAAACCGATTAAGTTTATCGGAGTTGGGGAAGGAATAGAAGATCTTAGAAAATTTGATTCCAAGGAATTTGTGGAAGCGATTTTTTCTGATTAA
- the rfaE2 gene encoding D-glycero-beta-D-manno-heptose 1-phosphate adenylyltransferase translates to MKEKIIELKREGKRVVFTNGVFDILHIGHLTYLEEARSLGDVLVVGVNSNSSVKVNKGDKRPINDEKNRAFVLLGTKFVDFAVIFDEKTPEKLLGILKPDIHVKGGDYRKEDLPETKTVEKNGGEVKILSFVDNISTTDIINKIIEVYKK, encoded by the coding sequence ATGAAAGAAAAAATAATCGAACTGAAAAGAGAGGGGAAAAGAGTAGTTTTTACAAACGGAGTGTTTGACATTTTGCACATAGGTCATCTGACTTATTTGGAAGAAGCTAGGAGTCTAGGAGATGTTTTGGTTGTGGGTGTCAACAGCAACTCTTCCGTCAAAGTCAATAAAGGCGACAAAAGACCGATTAACGACGAAAAAAATAGAGCGTTTGTGCTTTTGGGGACAAAATTTGTGGATTTTGCGGTTATTTTTGATGAGAAGACGCCTGAAAAACTTCTTGGTATTTTGAAGCCGGATATTCACGTGAAAGGTGGAGATTACAGAAAGGAAGATTTGCCGGAAACAAAGACTGTGGAAAAAAATGGTGGAGAAGTTAAAATTTTATCTTTTGTGGATAATATTTCTACGACGGATATAATTAATAAAATAATTGAAGTTTATAAAAAGTGA
- the glyS gene encoding glycine--tRNA ligase subunit beta, whose translation MNFLFEIGLEELPSRYVDEAESNLKKIAEKELKEERIAFSEIESFSTPRRVAIIVKDIAEKQTDLDKKSVGPSVEIAYKDGALTKAGEGFIKSQKATPSDVKIIENEKGKYISIEKFIAGKPTKEVLPEILSNVIKKIEFEKSMKWSDRTFRFARPIKWFVTLLGTEVLPFEFEGLKGGNKTRGMRYFAPQDVEISNPDEYVSKLRENSVIARKAERKAEILKSIKENCENDGDVAIINNYLLEEVVNLVEYPFAIKGEFNHDYLALPEDIITITMETHQRYFPVKDANGRLTNKFIVIRNAPEYSEVVKKGNEKVIEPRLADAKFFFDEDLKNKFADNVEKLKEVTFQKDMGTIYEKMQRSKKIAEYLADELGYGAKKKNILRTVELSKADLVSNVIAEKEFTKLQGFMGSVYAERQGENKEVALGIFEHYLPRYQNDKLPTTIEGALAGIADKIDTVVGCYSVGLKPTSSKDPYALRRAVQGIIQVALNSKLELDYQKLIEKAFEIFSSDKKVLGKNVVSDVIELFKQRITNVLGEKYSKELISYEINLENNIVKLDDRLSVLLELSKTENFETLINLLKRVKNIVKDSKGELSVSENLFEKEEEKEMLNLGNKLELLENGEFLNYVGTLLNSANVINNYFDNVVINVENEKIKNNRISTLKKLEKSIDKMINI comes from the coding sequence TTGAATTTTCTTTTTGAAATAGGATTAGAAGAATTGCCTTCGAGATATGTAGACGAGGCAGAGAGTAATTTGAAAAAAATTGCGGAAAAAGAGTTAAAAGAAGAAAGAATTGCGTTTTCAGAAATAGAGTCTTTTAGTACGCCTAGAAGAGTGGCGATTATTGTAAAAGATATTGCTGAAAAACAGACAGATTTGGACAAAAAAAGTGTTGGACCGTCAGTGGAAATCGCTTATAAAGATGGAGCATTGACAAAAGCTGGAGAAGGGTTTATAAAATCACAGAAAGCCACACCTAGTGATGTAAAAATTATTGAAAATGAAAAAGGAAAATATATTTCAATTGAAAAATTTATTGCTGGAAAGCCTACAAAAGAAGTGTTACCAGAAATATTGTCGAATGTTATTAAAAAAATCGAGTTTGAAAAATCAATGAAATGGTCAGACAGAACATTTAGATTTGCAAGACCGATAAAATGGTTTGTAACTTTGCTTGGGACTGAAGTATTGCCTTTTGAGTTTGAAGGATTAAAAGGTGGAAATAAAACGCGTGGAATGAGATATTTTGCACCGCAAGATGTGGAAATTTCAAATCCTGACGAATATGTCTCAAAATTGAGAGAAAATAGCGTAATTGCTAGAAAAGCTGAGAGAAAAGCGGAAATTTTGAAAAGTATAAAAGAAAATTGCGAAAATGATGGTGATGTTGCGATTATCAATAATTATTTATTGGAAGAAGTTGTGAATTTAGTGGAATATCCTTTTGCAATAAAAGGTGAGTTTAACCACGATTATTTGGCTCTTCCAGAAGATATTATAACGATTACAATGGAAACTCACCAAAGATATTTTCCAGTGAAAGATGCAAATGGAAGATTGACTAATAAATTTATTGTAATCAGAAATGCACCAGAATATTCAGAAGTTGTGAAAAAAGGTAATGAAAAAGTTATCGAGCCAAGACTTGCCGATGCAAAATTCTTTTTTGACGAAGATTTAAAAAATAAATTTGCAGATAATGTGGAAAAATTAAAAGAAGTTACATTTCAAAAAGATATGGGAACAATTTATGAAAAAATGCAAAGAAGTAAAAAAATCGCTGAATATTTGGCAGATGAATTGGGATATGGAGCGAAAAAGAAAAATATCTTAAGAACAGTGGAACTTTCAAAGGCGGACTTGGTGTCAAATGTAATTGCAGAAAAAGAATTTACAAAATTACAAGGATTTATGGGATCAGTTTATGCTGAAAGACAAGGTGAAAATAAAGAAGTGGCACTTGGAATTTTTGAGCATTATTTACCGAGATACCAAAATGACAAACTTCCTACGACAATTGAAGGAGCATTGGCTGGAATTGCTGATAAAATTGACACTGTGGTAGGTTGTTATTCGGTGGGATTAAAACCGACAAGTTCAAAAGACCCGTATGCTTTAAGACGTGCAGTTCAAGGGATTATTCAAGTGGCATTAAATTCTAAATTGGAGCTTGATTACCAAAAATTAATTGAAAAAGCGTTTGAAATTTTTTCAAGTGATAAAAAAGTGCTTGGAAAAAATGTAGTTTCAGATGTAATAGAATTGTTTAAACAAAGAATCACAAATGTTCTAGGTGAAAAATATTCAAAGGAACTTATTTCTTATGAAATAAATCTTGAGAATAACATTGTTAAATTAGATGATAGACTTTCTGTACTTTTGGAGCTATCTAAAACAGAAAATTTTGAAACGTTGATAAATCTTTTAAAAAGGGTAAAAAATATAGTTAAAGACAGTAAAGGTGAACTTAGTGTTTCTGAGAATTTATTTGAAAAAGAAGAAGAAAAAGAAATGTTAAATTTAGGGAATAAATTGGAATTATTGGAAAATGGAGAATTTTTAAATTATGTGGGTACTTTATTAAATAGTGCTAATGTTATTAATAACTATTTTGACAATGTTGTGATAAATGTGGAAAATGAAAAAATAAAAAATAATAGAATTTCAACATTAAAAAAATTGGAAAAATCAATCGATAAAATGATAAATATATAA
- the tsaB gene encoding tRNA (adenosine(37)-N6)-threonylcarbamoyltransferase complex dimerization subunit type 1 TsaB produces MITFAITTTTKLAGLALYENDKVLGKIHIEVAKSHSTTILEQIDCLLKWTGKKLTDIKNVVVSIGPGSFTGVRIAISVVKGIFFGRDDVTFYEVNELDALGYQAFFNICATCDNFFNKKIYALIDSRKEKVYFAAYKVFENKLELVEDYKVAKLDDVILEINNKKNEKEDKNKESKQDKEDRQENKNNEIYMIGDAIFNYKEKIKENLGQSVHLFEDKNLKIDVATFVQMMISGKLEDKKTDIFDLRPNYLEKSQAERDKK; encoded by the coding sequence ATGATAACTTTTGCAATAACTACGACCACTAAATTGGCTGGTCTTGCGCTTTATGAAAATGATAAAGTTTTGGGGAAAATTCATATTGAAGTTGCAAAATCACATTCTACAACCATTTTGGAGCAAATTGACTGCCTTTTAAAGTGGACTGGAAAAAAATTAACTGATATAAAAAATGTGGTTGTGTCGATTGGACCTGGCTCTTTTACAGGTGTGAGAATAGCGATTTCGGTTGTAAAAGGAATTTTTTTTGGAAGAGATGATGTTACATTTTATGAAGTGAATGAACTTGATGCGCTAGGTTATCAGGCATTTTTTAATATTTGCGCAACTTGTGATAATTTTTTTAATAAAAAAATTTATGCTTTGATTGATTCGAGAAAGGAAAAAGTTTATTTTGCGGCTTATAAAGTTTTTGAAAATAAACTTGAATTAGTAGAAGATTATAAAGTTGCTAAATTAGATGATGTAATCTTGGAAATTAATAATAAAAAAAATGAAAAAGAAGATAAAAATAAAGAAAGTAAACAAGATAAAGAAGATAGACAAGAAAATAAAAATAATGAAATTTATATGATCGGGGATGCGATTTTTAATTATAAAGAAAAGATAAAAGAAAACTTGGGGCAAAGTGTCCATTTATTTGAAGATAAAAATTTGAAAATTGATGTGGCAACTTTTGTTCAAATGATGATTTCTGGAAAACTTGAAGATAAAAAAACTGATATTTTTGATTTAAGACCGAATTATTTGGAAAAATCACAGGCGGAAAGGGATAAAAAATAA
- the lspA gene encoding signal peptidase II: MNYGMIILVLTLFDQVTKYMIYQAAKGQVGFSIPIIKNFLHITYVENHGMIFGLAQGKINLVTIFSTLLIIFIIFSEYKNFKDYTKWTKVGISIIAAGALGNMIDRVARNFVIDMIDFRGIWNFVFNVADMYVHIGIYIIVIDYLVRKYKMKKGK, encoded by the coding sequence ATGAATTATGGAATGATAATATTGGTTTTAACTTTGTTTGATCAGGTTACAAAGTATATGATTTATCAAGCTGCAAAAGGTCAAGTGGGGTTTTCAATACCAATTATAAAAAATTTTTTACATATTACTTATGTTGAAAATCACGGTATGATTTTCGGACTGGCACAGGGTAAAATAAACCTAGTTACGATATTTAGTACGCTTTTGATTATTTTTATAATATTTAGTGAATATAAAAATTTTAAAGATTATACAAAGTGGACAAAAGTCGGAATTTCAATTATAGCAGCTGGAGCACTGGGGAATATGATTGACAGAGTTGCCAGAAATTTTGTCATAGATATGATAGATTTTCGCGGGATTTGGAATTTTGTATTTAATGTTGCGGATATGTATGTCCATATTGGGATATATATTATTGTGATAGATTATTTAGTGAGAAAATATAAAATGAAAAAAGGTAAATAG
- a CDS encoding OmpA family protein, which yields MKKLVILGTALLALNAVASEFQVKGGYDFYRKYKSGADNWQHSDFKLKNGATAGVEYIVDNQGEFEWGLGSEYKFSNNSGKLKPKRTDTNGAYANAKKIGRDVPVYALGKFNLITTNGGNDALYVLGRAGYNFAKEAKEARKVGMDIKGGLYTAAGIGTEFGPVSLEALYERSNFKVNDKTVGYENKYRDHADTVGVRLGYRIGQLKNDRSPKIITQTVEVPVPTPVPAEPDKNIDTRGNAVLPFSCSVDDKKCVIRGFKVDGRVPNENEQNDLRKIADVINQFADGGTIDFVGHTDSTGSNAYNQKLSVARAQNVARLLREYGLKNSISYGTITGQGETNPMDTNDTQQGRYNNRRVELFFQNVDFKNVKFINQ from the coding sequence ATGAAAAAATTAGTTATTTTAGGAACAGCTTTATTAGCTTTAAATGCTGTAGCGTCTGAATTCCAAGTAAAAGGTGGATATGATTTCTACAGAAAATATAAATCAGGAGCTGACAATTGGCAACATTCTGATTTTAAATTGAAAAATGGTGCAACTGCAGGTGTTGAATACATCGTAGATAACCAAGGTGAATTTGAATGGGGATTAGGTTCAGAATATAAATTCTCTAATAATTCAGGAAAATTAAAACCAAAAAGAACTGATACAAATGGTGCTTATGCTAATGCCAAAAAAATTGGTAGAGATGTACCAGTTTATGCTTTAGGTAAATTTAACTTAATTACAACTAACGGTGGAAACGATGCTTTATATGTATTAGGTAGAGCAGGTTACAATTTTGCTAAAGAAGCAAAAGAAGCAAGAAAAGTTGGAATGGATATTAAAGGTGGATTATATACAGCCGCAGGAATTGGTACTGAATTTGGACCAGTTTCATTAGAAGCTTTATATGAAAGATCTAACTTTAAAGTAAATGATAAAACTGTAGGTTATGAAAATAAATACAGAGATCATGCTGACACAGTTGGAGTAAGATTAGGATATAGAATTGGTCAATTGAAAAATGACAGATCACCTAAAATCATAACTCAAACAGTAGAAGTACCTGTGCCAACTCCAGTACCTGCAGAACCAGATAAAAATATTGATACTAGAGGAAATGCTGTGTTACCATTTAGCTGCTCAGTTGATGATAAAAAATGTGTAATCAGAGGATTTAAAGTTGATGGAAGAGTACCAAACGAAAATGAACAAAACGACTTGAGAAAAATTGCTGACGTAATTAATCAATTCGCTGATGGTGGTACAATTGACTTCGTTGGACATACAGATTCAACTGGTTCAAATGCTTACAACCAAAAATTATCAGTTGCAAGAGCACAAAACGTAGCAAGATTGTTAAGAGAATATGGACTTAAAAATTCAATTTCTTATGGAACAATCACTGGACAAGGTGAAACTAACCCAATGGATACTAACGATACACAACAAGGAAGATACAATAACAGAAGAGTTGAATTGTTCTTCCAAAACGTAGACTTCAAAAACGTTAAATTCATTAACCAATAA
- the tsaE gene encoding tRNA (adenosine(37)-N6)-threonylcarbamoyltransferase complex ATPase subunit type 1 TsaE translates to MKIMNFDEINNLARNLAKKLENGGCVGLIGDLGAGKTTFTKKICECFGVTENVKSPTFTYVIEYESGRKKISHFDVYRISNPEEIYEIGFEDFIGDEESVVIVEWADKILSEMPQDTIFIEINHHSENTREISVYKFENGEKIDYLEKLGE, encoded by the coding sequence ATGAAAATAATGAATTTTGATGAAATAAATAATTTGGCACGAAATTTAGCAAAAAAGTTAGAAAATGGCGGATGTGTTGGACTAATTGGAGATTTGGGAGCGGGGAAGACGACTTTTACAAAAAAAATTTGTGAATGTTTTGGCGTCACAGAGAATGTAAAAAGTCCGACATTTACTTATGTCATCGAATATGAGAGTGGAAGGAAAAAAATTAGTCATTTTGATGTGTATAGAATTAGCAATCCTGAAGAGATTTATGAGATTGGATTTGAAGATTTTATCGGAGATGAAGAGAGCGTCGTAATTGTCGAATGGGCGGATAAAATTTTATCTGAAATGCCGCAAGATACGATTTTTATTGAAATTAATCACCACTCTGAAAATACGAGAGAAATTTCGGTCTATAAATTTGAAAATGGAGAAAAAATAGATTATTTAGAAAAATTGGGAGAATGA
- the glyQ gene encoding glycine--tRNA ligase subunit alpha, whose product MTFQEIILTLQKFWGEKGCVIGNPYDVETGAGTFNPDTFLMSLGPEPWNIAYVEPSRRPKDGRYGENPNRVYQHHQFQVIMKPSPENIQELYLESLVALGINPKEHDIRFVEDNWESPTLGAWGLGWEVWLDGMEVTQFTYFQQVGGLEVEIVPSELTYGLERIALYLQNKDDVKDLEWTKGVKYGERRYQFEYEMSKYSFEVADVPMHFQLFDMYEKEALNCLAHNLVLPAYDYVLKCSHTFNNLDARGAISTTERMSYILRVRDLAKKCAEQFVAARKELGYPLLKKEGKE is encoded by the coding sequence ATGACTTTTCAGGAAATTATATTAACTCTTCAAAAATTTTGGGGAGAAAAAGGTTGTGTAATTGGGAATCCTTATGATGTGGAAACTGGAGCGGGGACTTTTAACCCTGATACATTTCTTATGTCATTGGGACCAGAACCTTGGAATATTGCGTATGTTGAGCCATCAAGAAGACCAAAAGATGGAAGATATGGAGAAAATCCAAATAGAGTTTACCAGCATCACCAATTTCAAGTAATAATGAAACCATCACCAGAAAATATACAAGAATTGTATTTAGAAAGTCTGGTTGCACTGGGGATTAATCCAAAAGAGCATGATATAAGATTTGTAGAGGATAACTGGGAAAGTCCTACGTTAGGTGCTTGGGGACTTGGATGGGAAGTATGGTTAGACGGAATGGAAGTAACTCAATTTACTTATTTCCAACAAGTTGGAGGATTAGAAGTTGAAATTGTTCCATCGGAATTGACTTACGGACTTGAAAGAATTGCACTTTATTTACAAAATAAAGATGATGTAAAAGATTTAGAGTGGACAAAGGGTGTAAAATATGGAGAAAGAAGATATCAATTCGAGTACGAAATGTCGAAATACAGCTTTGAAGTAGCCGATGTGCCAATGCACTTTCAGTTATTTGATATGTATGAAAAAGAAGCATTAAACTGCTTAGCTCACAACTTGGTATTACCAGCTTACGACTATGTACTAAAATGTTCACACACATTCAACAACCTTGATGCAAGAGGTGCAATCAGTACAACCGAAAGAATGTCTTACATTTTAAGAGTAAGAGACCTAGCCAAAAAATGTGCTGAACAATTTGTGGCAGCAAGAAAAGAATTGGGATATCCATTGTTAAAAAAAGAAGGAAAGGAGTGA